Proteins co-encoded in one Chitinophagales bacterium genomic window:
- a CDS encoding DUF4271 domain-containing protein — translation MFSRLLILFLLIHNTDNLFAIQDVLLQRIYKYNNLEGKRVVVDSSRVLYNLTFHDQDVVCNRSVQIIQSRGTPIYNFSFFYLLIALFFFSMIRYLAGISYRELLSSFFSLKYREAYPSSFFKNLLLFSTFILLFSFFLFQLIVKNSVNSYSNFSYFKILFSCIILLLYKYVLFHFISYVFNFMNKISEVRYIIFDFMYIFVFISLPLIFIASLMNPHVSNSILISILAIFILLYLFIYFKIFSLNLHLLTRNVFKGAIYFYIVEIIPILLLLKYLKLL, via the coding sequence GTGTTTTCTAGACTTCTCATACTATTTTTACTTATACACAATACAGATAATCTATTTGCGATCCAAGATGTATTGCTTCAAAGGATTTATAAGTATAATAATCTAGAAGGAAAAAGGGTAGTGGTAGATTCAAGTCGGGTCTTATATAATTTAACATTTCATGACCAAGATGTAGTTTGTAATAGAAGTGTTCAAATAATCCAGAGTCGAGGTACTCCAATATATAATTTTTCTTTTTTTTATTTACTCATTGCACTTTTCTTTTTTTCAATGATTCGATACCTAGCAGGAATTAGTTATAGAGAGCTTTTATCGAGTTTTTTTTCTTTAAAGTATCGCGAAGCATATCCCAGTAGTTTTTTTAAAAACTTACTTTTATTTTCTACATTTATTCTATTATTTAGTTTTTTCCTTTTTCAATTAATCGTAAAAAATTCAGTCAATAGTTATTCCAATTTTTCGTATTTCAAAATTCTATTTTCTTGTATAATTTTACTATTGTATAAGTATGTTTTGTTTCATTTTATATCCTATGTTTTTAATTTTATGAATAAAATTTCTGAAGTGCGTTATATAATTTTTGATTTTATGTATATTTTTGTGTTCATAAGTTTACCACTTATTTTTATCGCATCATTAATGAACCCACATGTTTCAAATTCTATACTGATAAGCATTCTAGCGATTTTTATTTTACTTTATTTATTTATTTATTTTAAAATTTTCAGTTTAAACCTCCACTTATTAACACGCAATGTTTTTAAAGGAGCGATTTATTTTTATATAGTTGAAATTATTCCAATACTTTTGCTTCTAAAGTATTTAAAACTTTTATAG
- a CDS encoding uroporphyrinogen-III synthase: MPKSIKRILVSQQEPQGERSPYHEVSKKHNFKVDFIPFLNVESITLREFRKFKINIPDYTSVIFNSKNAIDYFFKLCDEIRHKMPQEAKYFCSSEQIAFYLQKYIQYRKRKVVYANGTLVDFQNILLKHKTSEKLIMPCSSIGVGQLSLFLKNNKFDFTEAVMYKMVPNLEVKKRNFDYDLVAFFNIEGVKAFFTLFPDFKKGKTIIGAFGDATQKELEKRGYKVLVKAPQGEIKSMVMAIEQLFKDNPSLSR; the protein is encoded by the coding sequence ATGCCAAAGAGCATAAAACGTATTCTTGTATCCCAACAAGAACCTCAAGGAGAGAGATCTCCTTACCATGAAGTTAGTAAAAAGCATAATTTTAAAGTCGACTTCATTCCTTTCTTAAACGTTGAAAGTATAACATTAAGAGAGTTTCGAAAATTCAAGATAAATATTCCTGATTATACATCTGTAATTTTTAATAGTAAAAATGCCATTGACTATTTTTTTAAATTATGTGACGAGATAAGACATAAAATGCCGCAAGAGGCAAAGTATTTTTGTTCTTCAGAACAAATTGCTTTTTATCTTCAAAAATATATTCAATATAGAAAGCGAAAAGTTGTCTATGCAAATGGAACACTAGTTGACTTTCAAAATATCCTTTTAAAACATAAAACTTCCGAAAAATTAATAATGCCTTGTTCTTCTATCGGAGTTGGTCAGTTATCTTTATTTTTAAAGAATAATAAATTTGATTTTACAGAAGCAGTTATGTATAAAATGGTACCAAATCTTGAAGTCAAAAAACGCAACTTTGATTATGATTTGGTAGCTTTCTTTAATATTGAAGGAGTAAAGGCTTTTTTCACCCTCTTCCCAGATTTTAAAAAAGGAAAAACTATTATTGGAGCTTTCGGAGATGCTACTCAGAAAGAGTTAGAAAAAAGGGGTTATAAAGTTTTAGTTAAAGCACCACAAGGAGAAATAAAATCAATGGTAATGGCTATTGAGCAATTATTTAAAGACAATCCGAGTTTATCAAGATAG